Part of the Xiphophorus couchianus chromosome 19, X_couchianus-1.0, whole genome shotgun sequence genome is shown below.
CTGAAGTATGCAGTATAATCATTCCAGTCTGGAAAAAAGAGCGACTCAGATACAACAtgaaaaacctaaaattatAACAACATTCTTGACAGGAACTGCAAGTAAGATTTATACTGACAGTATCTTAGCTTTTGACAGGTTATAGATGTAGCCTGAGGATACTGTTGAATGAGTTGCAAGGCGTTCTCTGGTGAGAGCTGCAGATGGTAGGGAATACACTCCACGGTAGAGTTCAACCTGTAGAGACACATACAGACAAAGGATTGTAAGATTCTCATCTTTCTTACAGAAattggaaatatattttaagcaaaatacaTATCCTTCAGCTTACTTAAAGTTCAAGAACAAATCCATGCTGGGAGTTTAGCTTAAACCAATACTGAATCGACagaacagcaaaaaacaaacacatcaaaaacatgtttgtgctTCTTAATTTAATAAGTAAGATAGTGAAtaaactttgaaacaaaaaatatactcCAATATATTCCAATTTTACCTTTTGGTTATCTATCTAACTTCTATAATATGCAGAGCATAAATGTAGAAGTAGCTTTAATGAGTGCACAGGTTAATGTCGCCCTCATGTGGCTGAATTGATATGACTTCTGCGAAGCCCACAATAAGCCCACTGTTGGGCTAGAAAGGCCCACAAACAAGCTACTGAAATAACatgtttacaaaatatttgtgGAGTGAGGAGAAAAGCAGGGCTAGATATAACTTGTGGCGAGACTATAAAGCGCCAGCATACTTTGCACAGAAACCAGAGGGtgaaaaatgacacaaacagacacaaattACTACATTTTCTTAGCATTTACCAGCCATAACACATGAAGATTGATTTAACAAAGAAGAACTTGAAAAAACTTAAAGTCATTCAAGTCTTACCTTTTAACTGCCCTAGCAGCAGACAAAGCCTTAGCCTGGCCCTGATTCTCCTCTCCATGAAGAACCTGCCTGTGGAGGTTGCTGAGCTCCACCTCATCATAGTCCAGCAGACCAAGACGCCCTGGGAGGGACAGTTTGTCATTATCGTCTGTATTGTGTTACAAACTAACTTGCAGCacaatatcaacattttttaaacttattgtTGACCCAAGATACAATACTTTCCCAACTTCTACTGTAGCTCCATCATAATCTGCATTGATCTACCCACCAACACCTGCTGCTGCAAGGTACTGGGCGAGTGGGCAGCCTAGTCCACCACAGCCCACAATCAGCACAGATGCTCCAGATAAGTTCAGCTGGCCTGAAAAGAATGCAGAATCTCTCAGCTCAAATAATCCTATCATAAACTTTATATGTCCGAACCTCCCTGTTGTCTGTATGGGTACCTTTTACACCAAGCTCGGGCAGGAGAAGCTGTCTGCTGTAACGCATGATGTCCTCATTGCTGAGTGCTGGTTTGGCTGTTAGGGGATTGAGCGGTGTCACTTTGTCCTGGAGCTCCAGCACTGAGGCGTTGCTCTGTTATCACACATGCAGGGTTTTATTATATGGTTCTCACTGTCATGTTCTACTATAGAAAGGACTTCATATCCATCCCAAGGCAATGTGTTGTAcatcataaatgtgttttactaGAGTAATGGATGAAATCAGCTTCTGGTatgttcatttgtattttaaataacttttacaCAAGAATTGATCAATTAGCAGATTAACTATTggcaaatgtaaaatttttattcaGTCTACTTAAAATCAACATAGTCAATGAAGACATATTTATTGAAAGTCCATAACGATAACAAACACAAGCTATTTAcattaaaggaaattaaataataagaaatatattttcacatctGGAAAGAGGTTGGTGCCTATCTATAGCAGCCACTGGGTGAGAGGAAGGGTACACCATGCATAAGTCGCTAGTcaatcacagggcaacacagacacacacaggataaacaaccatgcacacacacacattcacaccaaAGGACAATTAATGGAGAGACAAATTAacttaacagtcatgttttcggactgtgggaggaagccagagtacccggagagaacccacgcatggaCAGAACATGCAAAATCTATGCAGAAATACTCCAGCCCAACTTCCAAATATATAACTGTAATTGTGACTTTGCATTAAGAGCAACTTCCAAGCTAACTTTTATTGAGTTCCATGGGTTCAATCTTTAGATTAGATAATGACCTGCAAGGGCTCAAGTTACTACTTTATTGCAAGAAATGTTGGCATCTTTTGAAAGACACATTGATATAAATTAGGCATAATGGAGAGTAAATCAGCATCAACAGTAAAAAATAGCTGCATTGTTTAAGCTCATTGATCTTTTAATTGTCAGAATGTGGCCaaagaaatgcacaaaatgCACTACTACTTAACACTTACACGGAGTATGCAAATTGGAATATGCTATgttaaaacaacacattaatGTCAATCGATTATAACAGCGTTTCACCAAGGTCACACAAAATCTTATATTTGTTCTAATACTTCAATACCTTTTCAAGCAGAGCCAGTTTATTCTTGAGATGAGCgatctctttttctttctcctcaagCTGCGCCTTCAAGCTGCACACTTCCTGAGCCATTTCTTCAGAGAGGCGTAAAAAAAGCACGTTTGGATACAATCTGAAACCACGTCGAGTTGTTGCTAAATGAACGGACCGCCAACAGAGGTTGAGCACGATGAAAACTTCCGGGTTTGACCACGTGGAAATGAGACCACGTGGTGAGTGACGtaaatatttttggcattttttttttttttacctttttatttttttgtttgttttttctttctattctttttttccctaaaatgctattttaataGTGgtatgtagatttttaaaaagctgtgtATGTAATAGTttgtacagaaataaaaataagcaaaaataaaatgagaaagagATCTAAGATCCGCAGGCGTTACTAAAATAtctattttggtattttatttcatactttAAGTTTCAAAACCGTATTAAAGGCCCCTTGTGTTGGCGGTTgcacacaaatgtttttgtgtgtgcgtgtggacCTTGGTGACGCGCCGTGAAGCTGGGAGCCACGGGCACTCCCCTCCCGCCTTTCACATGATCTGAAAGCTCCCTCTGAGATAGAGACAGGAATGTGGAAAGGAGCGACAACATCGATGGCTGAACGAAGCCAAAGGATTTCCACAATGCGTTCGTTTTATGCTGCATTAATCGGGCTGGCATTCATCCTTCACACTCATGGAGTCCCTTGGACAGAGGAAAAGGTAAATCAATTAAAGATGATTAATTCACGTATTCTGTCTTAGGTTACACGGTGTCTGTCTGAGGAATTATCTTAGTTTTTTTACACGATCAGAAATGAATTTCACAATctaaatcttgttttaattaGGCTGATTCTCATATTATTTGGTTCCTTTCCACTTAAAAGCCTCTGTTCTctatagaaaaaacatttttacgactgcttattatgttttgttgtggccatgtttaaaatcaatgcagtttATCTGCATTTTAGGTGCTATTATTACCAATCACATTTCCTAGAACTAGTGTCaggattttatgagaaaatgatAAATCTGGTGCTGCTTCGTCAGTCCTCATTCACCGTCCTTTTAAGGTCCACCTGGATACGGCTGGTGTTCATGTTCACAATCTGTGTTCATCTCTTCTCCCCTTTAACTAGTTGCTATGGCAGCACAGTCATCCTCTTTGATCCCCCAAGTGGTCTTTGAATATATAGACCTTAAATAGACCTTACTTTTTAACCCTCTTTGAGCTCACTGGTGTCCAGACTTATATTCAGCCACAGTGGCCACATAATTACATCTTATGTGCAACTGTGTTGCAATTACAGGATGGATGTATGAGTCAGCCAGATTCATCCAAATAAAGCTCCAAACTGGTTTTGCAGGTCATTGTTTGTGCAGAAGAAAATGTGCCCAAATGCCTCTTTCACTGAATGCACTGAATGCTAAGAAATGACTGAATGCTCATTTGACTTACACAGAGTATTTACTCTAAAATCTTGAACAATTCTTGGAGAAGTGGATAGTCTGCTcatattacagttttttttgctATCAAAAAAATCATAGGCAAGTCACAGGCTTGTTTTTCAGGCTGTTTGTAATAAGTTATCGCTTTTTAATTCTAAGTCAAATCTCATCAGAGTGTGCTATTTTCAataactgcacagtattttATGGTGCCATTTTGCCTTTACTGAATAGTATattgttaatattgtttttagatatttgcatACCTATATCTTTGTGTGAACATATGCCTTGattgcctgtcactttgctgctatACCTAAATTTTCATTGTGGGGcaataatgaatatttttactctaTTCTGAATTGTTTGCTTATGCATGATGCATGGTCAATTCAATACCACTGAATtaactgtgtttttgtaaataaatataacatagGAATCTAAAATGGTCAGAAGTTTTGAAGTACAGCTTTAGGTTCTGTTTCTACAGATTTTCTAACCTAAAAAACATCTAGAATATAGGGAAGAAGGCGGCAGTATATTGTAGAGTCAGTGGATTGGGGAGCATGGCCTCAGCTGCCTACTGACGGCTTTTCAATTCTTACTTCAATTGGTGGTTTGTTTCCAGGACAACCATGGTTCTCAGGTGAACTTTGGGACCAAAGAGTCATAGGACTGAAGgatcaatatgtttattttttctgtaaaataaaaaaaaaacaatgtaaagacAGCTGCGGTAACTCCACTGAATTCTtataaacaggaaaacaaatatttttcaatatgCCTTGTGTCTGGATTTAACctttactaaataaaacattgtgtgtatgtgtatgttcAAAGCCAATAATAATCAATATCTCTTAACACAGTTGTAACTTGCTACATGGGATGTTTTCAACCAATCATTGAGAAAACAATGAGTTTGACAATATGTACAATACAATGAAATTTAGTTTTGCCATGCTTTATCATGTTTATGAAAGGTTTGAAAAGGACCTTGAAGCACAGAAACTGAATGTGTAATAAGTAGAATAGTATAGTATAAAGTAAGAAACAAGATAAATGTATGGTACACAGGGAAACAAGGAGTAACCAGGACAACAGCTGTAGAAGACAGATCATGTTGTGGAAGGGaatacagaaacattaaaaccagAGAGCTGTGTACAGACTGAGGAAGAGTGGAGAAACCATTGGATGCAGGTGAGGAAATCAGATGATGGGGAAAAACTGAGGAAGGGAACAAACTGACAGGGTCAGTGAAGCTGAATAATAAATACAGAGGAGCTAATtggttaaatattaatattagaGGGGAATACatataatgataaaatgaaaaaatatatctaaaaaattcaaatgtacttactcaacaatattaaataaacatataccgtttttagaaataattttgataagcTTAGTTAAATCAACTATGCAAATTAATCAGTACAATTCCAAATACTcataatatccatccatccatccattacagacatacatacatacatacatacatacatacatacatacatacatacatacatacatacatacatacatacatacatacatacatacatacatagtgTATTTTGAATGACAAATATTTATCTTCATCTTTTACTCAGATGATGATTACGTACATGAGAAACCCCGCTCAGCTTTATGAGTTGGTCTAAACAGCAGTTGCTGTTGTGAGACACAGAGATCAGCAGTTGTGTGACTGATGTGTCATTCTTGTTGTTTCCCAACTTATcatcacaaaaaaacacttcatgtcaTAACAAGTAGTCTGCTATGTATAACAGTGATTATAACAACAGTTCCTTTTGataatgttttgaaattgcACCGTATAATTACAATGGAGCAGGTTTTCCCTAAACTTATTTTCACgtttcttaatattaattaaatccCTCCTTTGTCTGTATTCTTCTGCAGCTCAGGCACAGAGCGCTTAAACTAAGTGAGGATGAGATCCGTACTGCCCTCTCTCACACCGATCTGGCACAGATGTGGCAGAGGGATCTCAGGCCATTGCTGGTTACCCGGTACCCGGGCTCTGCTGGCAGCCAGGCAGTTCAGGACGTAAGTTTATTGAGCTTATTAACGTATGCATgatgtttttaagctttattttaagtATGTTTATTACCTGTTTAAAGGGTATTATTTTCAAtaagtacttttaatctgacaaacaagcctCATTGGAATACATATTAcagtttattaaatatgactttatatGTGTTCTATCcataaaatgcatgaaaattaaGAACTCTCAATATTTTGAATATATACCAGCAGCACATTAAACAATACGTTCAATGtgaaaaatacaatgaaaaattaaaacaatttcaatgtttttatgcaGGTTTGGTGTAAATTCAAGTTACCTGAGTTTTTacaaacactttgtgttttgacagcatataaaaacaacactCGGTTCCCTCGGAGCAGGCTGGGAAGTTACGGAGGACAGTTTTGAGTCACAAACGCCATATGGACCGCTGCCCTTCACCAACCTGGTTGCCACACTGAACCCATCGGCCAAGCGCCACCTGGTTCTTGCCTGTCACTACGACTCCAAGTACTACCCCTCTGAGGGGCACGGGAGGGAGTTTCAAGGCGCCACAGACTCAGCTGTCCCATGCACCATGATGTTGGAGCTGGCACGAGCCCTGGATGAAGAACTGAAGACTCAGAAGGTAACAAACCTGAATGTGAATTGCACCTCCAccagattaatttaaaatattagattttgcATTGTTGGTAATGTTGAGATTTCAGTTGTGTTTGGTGAATAACTAACAAGTAGTAGTGAATGCTCATTTACTGAATACAAATACCTCAACTGCAATGCAACAAGCTCATAATCAATGTAgtaggcaataaaatgtgtgattattttattatgcttAATGGGGGAGAGTATTGATGTAATCTTAGAACCTGTAGATGGcagtaaatctttaaaaatagtaataatgtAACTGCAGTTTCTTTTCTTATACCCCCATGTAGAGCTCCAACTCCAATCTGACCTTGCAGTTGATCTTCTTTGATGGTGAGGAGGCTCTTTTCCAGTGGACCTCCACGGACTCGCTGTACGGCTCTCGCCACCTGGCAGAGAAGATGGAGAGCACCCCGCATCCCGAAGGAGCCAGAGACACCAACCAACTGCATGGCATAGTAAAGAACAGTTCATCCTCCTCAATTCAGTCTACAGTCTACAAGGATAGTTAGAATAACTATCCTTTCATGAATCAGTTATGACACCTTGATGGTTTTCAATAGTCGATagtgggttttttaaaatttacttttcaaaaagttGTTAAATTCTTGAATCAGTTGAACAACTGCtacgacagactggcgacctgtccagggtgtaccccgcctctcgcccgaaacgttcgctggagataggcaccagcacccctccactagggacaaagggcgtacagaaaatggatggatagatggatggatggatagacagTTGAACAACTGAGTCATGTATTAACTTTGaaatatattacaaaatatcaacaatattgtctgatattaaagttttctgaaatattcaagtgtgtaaaagaaaaaaatcatggaTGATTTCATATATAACAATCAATAGTCTAGGATATTTgcatttctgtctgtctgtttgtcaATTGTTTGGTAACGTTTTTACTTACACTggctggccagtaggtggcatGTGCTTCACATGCACTTCATCTTCACaacagagagtgagagagttgaCTTCCTGTCCATTTTAGGGATCACAATTATTCTTTCGTTATTAAACTTCTACACGTACAATCTTCTGAGTTCTGAGCAATaataatcttaaatttaaaaaaaaaaaaacatatttgttgtgttttaatttttctacattttaggTATGGAAcaatagcaaaaaataatatcaaaatgaAGACATTCCACAGTACGCTTTACTGAAGCTGTGGTGTCTGTGTGCATAAATGGGAGTTTGGTGTGACTTGTGGTTAATTGTGTCATGCCTGAGTTGGACAATGGATCACATGATGTCACACTTGAAAACACACTTATGGGATGCGATTATCGTAAAATCGGCTCTGTGTCAACGAGTTTATCTTTCGAATGTGCGACAAGAGTTTCTCGTGAGAAAATCTGACTTGTCTGTATCGTTTACCTCTCCCTTTTCTTCCCCCCTATAGGACCTGTTGGTTCTGCTGGACCTTATTGGGGCCCCTCATCCCATCTTCGGAAACCAGTTCCCCAGCACCACCTCCTGGCTCACCAGACTGCAGGACATTGGTAAATAATCATTATAAATGAGTGTGGATTAAACAAAAAACGCTCTTCCCTTGTTTTACTCATGTCCGAAGACTGTCACCACATTGTTTGCAAGAGTAAGACAGAATTGAACAAgctaaagttttgtttttttagtaaaGTAGAATAACTAGATTATATCTTTGCATTTAACCCTGATGTGTAAGCAGCCTGTTGAACCTGTTCAGGTGCATAGCAAAGATGTCAACACAAATGAACTTTGGTAGATAAAAAACAGTGACTTGCAGAATCATCTGAAAAATCTCAAACAAATGAGGATCTGGGGTTTCTCCTTGAACGCAGTGTATGATGATGTTAAAAGATGCACTACGGTGCATATTTTATGCACTCAGTAGCGAGGACGtcttgtggcttttttttttccaacaatgattttttctcttcaaaataaggccagatttgtggattACACAACTATTAGTTAACCTGTAACTGGATTCTCCTACGTGAGCTGTAGATCTCTGCAGCCCCTCTAAGTTTCTTTGCGCCTCCTGGTTGCCCAGCATTAGACTGTATCCAAACACTCCTGataaagtaattaatttaaaagatacatgaattttcttcaactaaacagttgaacattttctctcgttttctttccatttctaaaCTCAGAAAAACGTCTGCATTCTATGAACCAGCTTGTTGAGCATCCTAACAATGTGCAGTACTTCTGGCCTAATCGTCCAGTCGGCCGTATTCTTGACGATCATATACCGTTCCTAAACAGAGGTCTGTACCAGCCGCATAAGAACAACCTTGCCTTCCAATTAGTTTATGGTcactttctttccttctttttctttttttttttacctaattCTGCCCCCCTTTCTATCTGATTTAGGTGTTCGGATCCTCCACCTCATACCCTATCCCTTCCCGTCTGTGTGGCACACATTTGATGACAACGAAGAAAACCTGGATCGCTCCACAATTCAGAACCTGAACAAGatctttcaggtttttgttttggaatacCTCAACACCAGGCCCAGCATTCCTTCGAATCCACAAAATGCCCCATGAGCCTTCCCATCAATGTATTATCGTGATGTCAAGCTCTTCACCTGAAAGTATGCACTATGTTATAAGTTGTAACTCCATGTATGCAGGAGTCACACATAGacgttttaatgttttcttactAAAGCAACCTATTATCTAAATGCTTAATAAAAGagattaaagtttaaattattgtcattattttttatgttttgcaacaATATAActacaaacctcaatgtattttactgggatacTATGTGATTGACCACCAGAGATTAGTGTATAATTcgaaagtagaaggaaaaagtcatttttttgtttttacaaataaaatgttaaaaattgtgACTTGCATTATTGttataactaaataaaatctaaacacaTGGAGAGTAAATACAAAGGggtctgaaaacaaaaggaagcaagactttttttcttcttctatttttatgAACCGAACAAAATCTGTCCTTTCAGAATTATACACTACCGtgttttggtctatcacataaactcccagaaatatatttttgggggggttaaTGTGTCATGAATACTCTCACACATCAGATGAAAAGATCACCAGTCTTTTCTGATTCAGCTTTAAATATATGATTACCCGACAGGTCAAAGCTTGTGATAATTTTGTAATGAACATCTAAAGGCACATCCCAATTTTGATGCCAAATGCCATCCTATATACCTGGatctgtggggttttttgtttgttttttttaggaaatattACTTGGCCACCCACACTGACATGGCCCAACTGAGTGGAATAAGGTTTTAGCAGCAggttatttaacattttttcaccCTCTGTAAATCTGTTCAGTGTTTAGTCAGCAAACCTGCCAAAGGCAGGAAGTTGGGCTCATTCTCACTGAAGCAACTCTCTCAAGCTCTTTACATCCTGTCGTCTCACACAGAAAAGCAGAttacttcctctgctgctctttcATGTGTCTGCTTTTGTTTATATGAAATTGTTAGCCTGTTTCTATCATGTAAAGGGaacaactaataaatgtttatgcagACAACAATTGTGTCTTATGAGAGGAGAGTTAGGAGTCTATTGTAAAATGTGATCTCCTAACTCacaaatgttccttttttttctatttcatgcCTTTTCCATCATGCTGTTTTTCATATGAGACAAAGCACCATTTCCACCCATCTGCCTCACCTTAACAGCGATCCCATGACTCCTTTAATCCTATCATGAGGCCCTCCTTGGAATTCCACCCCACCTTAAGCCCCATAACTCCAGACCACTCCTTTAGAAATTCAATGGCAGGATTTGACCCCGTCCGGTACAATCAGTAACGCCTAGCAACAACTTGAACCAAAATACCGTAAATCTTATCTAAAAGGAGATTAAAAGtggcttgttttattttacactgcTTATAAAACTGTGTCTTTGCATTTGAAATTGAAGTAAAGTAGGgctattaaaatattgttgatTAAAAAAGGTCTGAATTATATTTCTTGTGAGCACCAAAAAGACAGACAACTCAAgacttctgtgtgttttcctctgttCAGCGGTGCTAAGTGTTGCACATTTGACAGCAACAACAGTAGAACTGTCATCTGGAGCTGATTATAGTACAGCTGTGTGATAGTGGAAAGGAGTGGGATGATGGAAAGGACAGGGATTTTCTCCCAGTTTCTAAGGTGTGTTTCAGCCTTCTGGAAAACAATGAGGAAGCTGAGAAAGATTTACATCTTTTAAGGAGTTTGTTCCTTTGTGGCTTTGAAAAAGGGAAATTTAAAGAGGAAATATATAAGTGGTCCTGTTTGTAGTTTGAAGCTTTGAAGAGATGATGGATGAAGTTCAATGCAGTACAATCCCACAAGAATATCTGACAATAGCTGCAGAAAATATAACGCTGTTGCAGAGGTTCTGagttgaacagaaaaaaatatgggTGAGACTGTCTAGAACAAATCTAACCGTCTCCACCTCACACCTCTTGACAGAGTCAAGGCATAAACACATGATCAGACAGGCCGGTAATTTATCTTTTTGATTCAGGTACATTGGAGTAGGGCACTCTAGTGACACTCACGGACTGAAGTTGCAGACCACGTCTATAGGTTCCCAGAGCTCTTCATAGCACACCAACAAGAATGTTTTCCATAACTCAAAAGAGGTTTCGCTGCTTGAAAATTTTTATTACTCATAAAGCTTTAAAGATTTTGTTGTCATACGAAAGGAGCAACAATTACAGTCATTATAGATTGGCTTTATTTGGTTTTACCTTATTGAtaaggttttatttcattgtggcaAAGCGAAGCGGTGTGCTACAACATCATCGCTTACCAGTAGAGGTCAGTGGTGAGTCATTTGGTCgtctttttttcaattttattttattttactattattgttattttttgtgaggGGAGGAGGGTTGTAtcataaagagaaaaattatgATAATTTAGATTTAACTAGCTTCACTTTAGAAAacttattattactattatatataaaaaattatgtttatacaACACTTGTTCTCAAATCTCAGATatactttgtattttgttttccccAAAAGTAATAGAATTAtcgttttaaagtttgaataaatCAGCAACGTCACATCCTACAGAGTGCTTTCTGTAGCATTTGTTTTAGCATAAAGATTTGTTCAAAGATTTGTGCTGGTGTCCTCTGGTCtggatatattttattttattgaaagatTAGTGTTGTTTCAGTCTTCCATAGATTAAAAAAGTACTGTGATATgaaatttaattataatttgtgtcggtgtaaaataaaaataaaaatcatatataAACGAATACATATAAAGAAATCTACCTTTAAATGACTGCTCACTAGAAAGCATTTTTGTAAACAGATTGCGTTTTTTCCTTCCAGCAGTCCATGAAGGCAGCATCAGTCCCACTCTGGGCAGCGAGGAGCTGAAAAATACTAAATCAGtacaaaatatattacattACATGAAAAACGCTACCTCAGAAGTGTTGAACTGGTAAAGTCTTTcgttttttcttgaaaagtctTCTTCacataaattgtgttttttcctggAGTCCCTGAAGGCACCACAAATCCCAACCCGGGCAGTGAGGCGCTGTAGGGGATGTCAGTCTTAGTCAGTCCAGCCTCCAGTCATGCGTGATTGTTCAGAGTTGTTTAGTGAGTGAACGCAGACTAAAGTCGCCGTGCTTGTGTGAAGAACATGACAGGGGAGAGTTGAAagttaatactttttttttttttttttatcggcGCCGtcacctttttgttttatttttcttctgtctttgaCTTTGTTACTTAAGAAGCCATGGAGCCGATAACAAAGTGGACGCCAAAACAAGTTGTCGACTGGATGAAAGGTGAGTGAAACGATTTTagtcaatgttttgtttgtgcttaaCAGTCCTAACATCAAAATTTCACAACTCTTAAAACTCGATTCTCGTTTTCTGTGGTTAGTTTCATAGAAACTGCTCCAGTGTGACAGCATACCTTCACTCAGCCGCATAACAATAGAACCACATTCCCTTCTGTACTCTCACTTAGCAAACTTAGAAAACCAGTGATgcttgtataattttttttttcactatgaGTGAATTTTTAAGCTGTTAGtctgacaaaataatttttttttcagatgtttaaactGGACTTTcatagagaaagagagagagagagcctgCACCCTATTGTTTCgctcaatatttttaattaagttaTACTGATGCATACTAGTAATCATTGTGCCCTTGTGGCCCGTAGCTTTCAAGTCACAGTCTAGTCCAGCCATGGTAGATTAAATGTAACTTCTTTGAccatgcagtttatgtttttcaaatatttactctGACGTTATTCATTTACAgtgaataattattaaataggTTGATgtgatgattttaaaaagtaattaatctCTCTGCTTCTAAATAGAATCATTTACTGGTAGAGCTATGGAGTTGtaacattttcttctaattaattttttaaagcctcaagaaaaaaacaactaaatgatcaagtttatttatattgcacatttcagcagcaagaccaTTCAAAATGTGTTACATGATA
Proteins encoded:
- the qpct gene encoding glutaminyl-peptide cyclotransferase, with product MWKGATTSMAERSQRISTMRSFYAALIGLAFILHTHGVPWTEEKLRHRALKLSEDEIRTALSHTDLAQMWQRDLRPLLVTRYPGSAGSQAVQDHIKTTLGSLGAGWEVTEDSFESQTPYGPLPFTNLVATLNPSAKRHLVLACHYDSKYYPSEGHGREFQGATDSAVPCTMMLELARALDEELKTQKSSNSNLTLQLIFFDGEEALFQWTSTDSLYGSRHLAEKMESTPHPEGARDTNQLHGIDLLVLLDLIGAPHPIFGNQFPSTTSWLTRLQDIEKRLHSMNQLVEHPNNVQYFWPNRPVGRILDDHIPFLNRGVRILHLIPYPFPSVWHTFDDNEENLDRSTIQNLNKIFQVFVLEYLNTRPSIPSNPQNAP